Proteins from a genomic interval of Arachis hypogaea cultivar Tifrunner chromosome 10, arahy.Tifrunner.gnm2.J5K5, whole genome shotgun sequence:
- the LOC112718376 gene encoding aquaporin SIP1-2-like, which translates to MVNAIKVAIADATVTCMWVFISATFGMMTSYITKMVDLHHLSHGGVDYPAIMVTTLVFFTFFSIFNTICNAFGGASFNPTGNASFYAAGSGSDSLFSMALRFPAQALGAVGGAVAIMEVMPLKYRHMIGGPTLKVDSQTGAIVEGVLTFLISFVVLLISLKGPRSSIMKTWLIAMAVVIVVHLGSVYTGPALNPAIAFGWAYLENSHNTWEQFYVYWIAPFIGAILASWLFRIVFPPRVVKHKKA; encoded by the exons atggttAATGCAATAAAGGTAGCGATTGCAGATGCAACGGTGACATGTATGTGGGTATTCATATCAGCGACGTTTGGGATGATGACAAGTTATATAACAAAAATGGTTGATCTTCATCACCTATCACATGGTGGTGTTGATTACCCTGCTATCATGGTAACAACTTTAGTCTTCTTCACATTTTTCTCTATATTCAATACTATTTGCAATGCCTTTGGAGGTGCCAGTTTCAACCCCACTGGTAATGCTTCCTTCTATGCTGCTGGTTCTGGCTCTGATTCCCTTTTCTCCATGGCTCTTCGTTTTCCAGCTCAG GCACTGGGTGCAGTTGGTGGTGCAGTGGCAATCATGGAAGTAATGCCATTAAAATACAGGCACATGATTGGTGGGCCTACTTTGAAAGTTGACTCACAAACAGGAGCAATTGTTGAAGGGGTTTTGACATTTCTGATTAGCTTTGTGGTACTCCTAATCTCACTGAAAGGCCCTCGTAGTTCAATCATGAAGACTTGGTTAATCGCCATGGCAGTTGTCATTGTTGTCCATCTCGGTTCTGTTTACACCGGCCCAGCCTTGAATCCTGCCATT GCCTTTGGTTGGGCATACTTAGAGAATTCACACAATACATGGGAGCAATTTTATGTTTATTGGATTGCCCCTTTCATTGGTGCAATATTGGCTTCTTGGTTATTTCGTATTGTCTTTCCACCAAGAGTAGTAAAACACAAGAAAGCTTGA